A genome region from Carya illinoinensis cultivar Pawnee chromosome 2, C.illinoinensisPawnee_v1, whole genome shotgun sequence includes the following:
- the LOC122301869 gene encoding uncharacterized protein LOC122301869 gives MSILVWNCRGLGNPQTVRVLRQLAKDKILSLVFLVETKCNCRRMDMIRRKLRFDNCLAVDSVGLRGGIALLWKTDWNVEIISYSRWHVNSIVLEEENGPAWQFTGLYGHPEVAKRSSSWQLLHMLKPTTPMAWLCAGDFNEILYQKEKLGGASRPYKQIEEFRQVVERCGLSDLQSRGQKYTWANNKFGGDFIKERIDRAFANKEWSNLHSLASCTILPAVNSDHSPLYINKQFLNCIRNKRGLIFRYEAAWDLRDEC, from the coding sequence ATGAGCATCTTGGTgtggaactgtcgagggcttgggaaccctcagacAGTTAGAGTCCTTAGGCAATTAGCCAAGGATAAGATCCTATCTTTAGTTTTCCTAGTGGAAACTAAATGCAACTGTAGAAGAATGGACATGATCAGGAGGAAACTAAGATTTGATAATTGTCTGGCAGTAGATAGTGTGGGTCTTAGGGGAGGAATAGCCTTGTTGTGGAAAACAGATTGGAATGTGGAAATCATTAGCTACTCACGATGGCACGTCAATTCTATAGTGCTGGAGGAGGAAAATGGCCCTGCCTGGCAATTCACAGGCCTTTATGGCCACCCAGAAGTAGCTAAGAGGAGTAGTAGCTGGCAATTACTCCATATGCTTAAACCCACCACCCCTATGGCATGGCTATGTGcaggggatttcaatgaaattctcTACCAGAAGGAGAAACTTGGGGGGGCAAGCAGGCCATACAAACAGATAGAAGAATTCAGACAGGTGGTTGAAAGGTGTGGACTAAGTGACTTACAGTCTCGGGGGCAGAAGTATACATGGGCTAATAACAAGTTTGGGGGTGATTTCATTAAGGAAAGAATAGATAGAGCCTTTGCAAACAAGGAATGGAGTAACTTGCATAGCTTGGCATCGTGCACAATACTACCTGCTGTTAACTCTGACCACTCACCATTATACATTAACAAACAGTTTTTGAACTGTATAAGAAACAAGAGGGGCTTGATATTCAGATACGAGGCTGCTTGGGACTTAAGAGATGAATGCTAG
- the LOC122301868 gene encoding receptor-like protein 7: MGLSFPLIILIMHFLVSLMMFYLILAASSSGVQPLCHDNERFALLQFKESFIINQFASGYPSAYPKVSRWKLDQISDCCNWDGVECNKDNGHVIGLDLNSSCLQGILNSNSSLFHLAHLQNLNLDDNDFNSSPIPTSFRQLSRLTKLSLSFSVFSGQIPSEILELSKLVFLDLSYNSLLKLQKSGLTVIAQNLTNLEVLNLDKVVISSNVPNILANLSSLTNLSLKECDLHGEFPVGSFGLPNLQLLHIGFNEYLTGCLPEFNSTSPLVSLRLGSTNFYGELPDSIGNLKSLVIFTVRYCNFSGEIPSSLGNLTNLEVLLLQSNRLHGSIPRSISRLVNLEILRLHDNDLSGTVELELFLRLNNLFDLELDGNNISLLTKPSTNSTFPKLEVLSIGGCDLGEFPEFLRIQDQLKLLDLSGNKIHGQVPKWMWNVSIETLWDLNLGNNFLTGFDQLPVVLPYVNLNNLALDSNMLQGSLPIPPPSIVLYSVSNNKMTGEIPDLICNLSLINILDLSSNNLSGPLPQCLGNLSDSLTIVDVQDNNFHGTIPRIRGEGKELKLIDFSQNHLQGRVPRSLANCTKLEVVNLGSSDSNFKFPKLHIIDLSNNDISGKLPYEHFQNWKAMQIVNAKSLKYMGEIITSAMSANSTVRMPSINYSITMINKGTETNYEKVPDCPIAIDYSITMINKGTETNYEKVPDFLIAIDLSSNRFEGEISEVVGNLKELDLLNISNNFLTGPIPFTLANLIGLESLDLSQNRLSGVIPPQLAELTFLSHFNVSHNRLIGPIPHGKQFDTFDNSSFSENPELCRNPLTKKCGNLEDSVLPPSSSHNSNQFSFEFGWKVVAMGYGCGFVFGAVSGQIVITKKYGWFMKKTFAIGQPTRRRVNWRGRIN; encoded by the exons ATGGGTTTATCCTTTCCTCTCATCATCTTGATCATGCACTTTCTTGTTTCATTGATGATGTTTTATCTTATACTTGCTGCCTCTTCTTCTGGTGTGCAGCCCCTGTGCCATGATAATGAGAGATTTGCCTTGTTGCAATTCAAGGAAAGCTTTATTATCAATCAATTCGCGTCCGGATATCCCTCTGCTTATCCAAAGGTTTCAAGGTGGAAACTAGATCAAATCAGTGATTGTTGCAATTGGGACGGTGTAGAGTGCAATAAGGACAATGGTCATGTCATCGGCCTCGATCTTAATAGCAGCTGTCTTCAAGGTATTCTCAACTCCAATAGCAGCCTCTTCCACCTTGCTCACCTCCAAAACCTCAATTTGGACGACAATGACTTCAACTCTTCTCCGATCCCAACTAGTTTTAGACAACTTTCAAGGCTAACAAAGCTCAGCCTCTCTTTCTCTGTATTTTCTGGCCAAATCCCTTCAGAAATCTTAGAGCTCTCCAAGTTAGTTTTTCTAGATCTCTCATATAATTCGTTGTTGAAGCTCCAAAAATCTGGCCTAACAGTTATAGCTCAAAACCTCACAAACTTGGAAGTACTAAATCTTGACAAGGTTGTTATATCATCCAACGTACCTAATATCTTGGCAAACTTATCTTCTTTAACGAATCTATCTCTAAAAGAGTGTGACCTGCATGGTGAGTTTCCTGTGGGAAGCTTCGGTCTACCTAATCTTCAGCTTCTTCATATAGGGTTCAACGAATACCTCACGGGATGTCTCCCAGAATTTAACAGCACTAGCCCCCTTGTATCATTGAGACTTGGATCCACGAACTTCTATGGTGAGCTACCGGATTCGATTGGTAACCTCAAGTCCTTGGTTATATTTACTGTGCGGTATTGCAATTTCTCAGGAGAAATACCATCTTCACTAGGTAACCTTACCAATCTAGAAGTTTTACTACTTCAATCAAATAGGTTGCACGGTTCAATTCCACGGTCAATATCTAGGCTTGTAAATCTTGAAATTCTGCGTCTCCATGATAACGATTTGAGTGGCACGGTGGAGCTTGAGTTGTTTCTAAGACTCAATAACCTCTTTGATCTCGAGTTAGATGGAAACAATATTTCGTTGCTTACAAAGCCCAGTACCAActcaacttttccaaaacttgaGGTATTATCAATAGGTGGTTGTGACTTGGGTGAGTTCCCAGAGTTTCTGAGGATCCAAGATCAgttgaaattattagatcttaGTGGAAACAAGATTCACGGCCAAGTTCCAAAATGGATGTGGAACGTAAGTATAGAAACTCTCTGGGATTTAAATTTGGGTAACAACTTTCTCACCGGTTTCGACCAACTTCCGGTTGTGCTCCCCTACGTTAATCTGAATAATCTGGCGCTTGATTCTAACATGCTTCAAGGTTCACTACCAATCCCACCTCCTTCCATTGTTTTATATTCGGTCTCAAACAACAAAATGACCGGAGAAATACCAGATTTGATTTGCAATCtaagtttaataaatattctCGATTTGTCAAGCAACAACTTGAGTGGTCCTCTTCCACAATGCTTAGGCAACTTGAGTGATTCTCTCACAATTGTGGATGTACAAGACAATAATTTTCATGGAACCATTCCTCGGATCCGTGGTGAAGGAAAAGAATTGAAGCTGATTGATTTCAGCCAAAATCATTTACAGGGGCGTGTACCGAGATCATTGGCCAATTGTACCAAGCTTGAAGTTGTTAATCTTG GAAGTTCGGATAGCAATTTCAAATTCCCAAAATTGCACATCATTGACCTCTCAAATAATGATATTTCTGGCAAGTTGCCATATGAACACTTCCAAAATTGGAAAGCCATGCAAATCGTCAATGCCAAGAGCTTAAAGTACATGGGGGAAATCATAACTTCAGCGATGTCTGCAAACTCTACGGTGCGTATGCCCTCCATTAACTACTCAATCACGATGATCAACAAAGGCACGGAGACAAATTATGAGAAAGTCCCAGATTGCCCTATAGCTATTGACTACTCAATCACGATGATCAACAAAGGCACAGAGACAAATTATGAGAAAGTCCCAGATTTCCTTATAGCTATTGATCTCTCAAGCAATAGATTTGAAGGAGAAATTTCAGAAGTGGTGGGGAATCTAAAAGAACTTGATTTGCTCAACATTTCCAACAACTTTCTCACAGGTCCTATACCATTTACTTTGGCAAACTTGATAGGGCTAGAATCATTGGATCTGTCTCAAAACAGGTTGTCTGGTGTGATCCCTCCGCAACTAGCAGAACTCACTTTCCTTTCACACTTTAATGTCTCCCATAATCGCTTGATAGGACCTATACCACATGGGAAACAATTTGACACATTCGACAACAGTTCGTTCAGTGAGAACCCTGAATTATGCCGTAACCCTTTGACCAAGAAATGTGGGAATCTTGAGGACTCAGTACTGCCTCCATCTTCAAGCCACAACTCAAATCaattctcatttgaatttggttGGAAAGTAGTCGCAATGGGATATGGATGTGGATTCGTGTTTGGAGCTGTGTCTGGGCAAATCGTGATCACAAAGAAGTATGGTTGGTTTATGAAGAAGACATTCGCAATTGGGCAGCCGACCCGTAGAAGGGTGAATTGGAGAGGCcgcataaattaa
- the LOC122300680 gene encoding uncharacterized protein LOC122300680 has product MNYMSLPSCISSRNCNCEVLKAVLDHRQREYAMRFLMGLNDTFASVRSQILLIDPFPDINRVFSLILQEERQRGIHSIVKFVNNDSAALVSTTQQQHPQKFTPRNKFSSKPKPMCSHCGIVGHTKEKCYKLHGYPPGYKFTKSRINSVNGNPSDNVSQEAHTFEGSSLPFTQEQCQQLLSMLDLHKSSTKPPVVSPVGTHHNPQTFLHQSGPVCMEDDWSG; this is encoded by the exons ATGAATTACATGTCTTTACCTTCTTGTATCTCTTCAAGAAATTGTAATTGtgaagttttaaaagctgttcTTGACCACCGGCAACGAGAATATGCAATGCGTTTTCTGATGGGACTTAATGACACTTTTGCAAGTGTTAGATCACAAATTTTGTTGATAGATCCATTTCCTGATATCAACAGAGTGTTCTCTCTGATCTTGCAAGAAGAAAGACAGCGTGGTATTCATTCCATTgttaaatttgtgaataatgattctgctGCTTTGGTTTCCACTACTCAGCAACAACATCCTCAGAAATTCACTCCAAGGAATAAATTTTCTTCGAAACCTAAACCAATGTGCAGCCACTGTGGAATAGTGGGCCATACCAAGGAGAAATGCTATAAACTCCACGGGTATCCTCCTGGATACAAATTCACCAAATCTCGGATTAATTCTGTCAATGGTAACCCTTCTGATAATGTTTCACAGGAGGCACACACTTTTGAAGGATCTTCATTACCTTTTACTCAAGAGCAGTGTCAACAACTGCTTTCTATGCTTGATTTACACAAATCTTCAACCAAACCTCCAGTGGTTTCACCCGTAGGTACTCATCACAATCCTCAGACATTCCTTCATCAGTCAG GACCTGTGTGCATGGAGGACGATTGGTCTGGGTGA